One Polypterus senegalus isolate Bchr_013 chromosome 10, ASM1683550v1, whole genome shotgun sequence DNA segment encodes these proteins:
- the LOC120536736 gene encoding GTPase IMAP family member 4-like yields MSGSNRRLDLTSKGTAKDVQELRVVLLGQTGSGKSSTGNTILGRDYFRTGITSQCRKCRVQWGDTEIAVIDTPGLFDNDLSEEVVKQEIKACICLSSPGPHAFLLVIPLWRYDKWDMQAMGSIMNCFDGDAYKHTIVLFTHRDALKGQSIEAFVQGSVEAMKLVEKFGNRYHAFNNQDMGDRVQVQELLQKVKDLVSLNGGYYTSELYQMAEQANQQRQTELLMAKLEWLHCEHRSEVQKLKDKCTSLENNWQQQEEIAEQELQERDVLQQRLKCLEEQFQRDEQMAKEEYKMQTREEAERWNSFTQEAILVSSLIFLKIFLGAVKGVKAIQNKVRTGIRLLFHSRDTEPEKEELLSQPSSQCESQ; encoded by the coding sequence CTGCAAAAGATGTCCAGGAACTCAGGGTTGTCCTGCTAGGGCAGACTGGATCTGGGAAGAGTTCAACTGGAAACACCATCCTTGGAAGGGACTACTTTAGAACTGGGATAACAAGTCAATGCAGGAAGTGTCGGGTCCAGTGGGGTGACACAGAGATAGCAGTAATTGACACTCCAGGTCTGTTTGACAATGATCTGAGTGAAGAGGTTGTAAAGCAGGAGATCAAGGCCTGCATCTGTCTTTCCTCACCAGGACCTCATGCCTTCCTTTTAGTGATACCGTTATGGAGATATGACAAATGGGACATGCAGGCTATGGGTAGTATCATGAATTGTTTTGATGGTGATGCCTATAAACACACCATTGTTCTTTTCACACATCGAGATGCCCTGAAGGGCCAGTCGATTGAAGCATTTGTGCAAGGAAGTGTGGAGGCCATGAAACTTGTGGAAAAATTTGGAAACCGCTACCATGCATTTAACAACCAGGACATGGGTGACCGGGTGCAGGTCCAGGAGCTCCTCCAAAAAGTGAAGGACCTGGTCTCACTCAATGGCGGTTATTACACTTCTGAATTGTACCAAATGGCAGAACAAGCAAACCAGCAAAGGCAGACAGAGTTGCTTATGGCCAAGCTGGAGTGGTTGCACTGTGAGCATAGGAGTGAGGTTCAAAAGTTGAAGGATAAGTGCACAAGTCTGGAGAATAATTGGCAGCAGCAGGAAGAGATTGCGGAACAGGAGCTACAGGAGCGGGATGTCCTGCAGCAGAGACTGAAGTGTCTGGAGGAGCAATTTCAGAGAGATGAGCAGATGGCTAAAGAGGAGTACAAAATGCAGACCAGAGAGGAAGCGGAGAGGTGGAACAGCTTTACTCAGGAGGCGATACTTGTTTCCAGCCTCATCTTTCTAAAAATCTTTTTAGGAGCAGTCAAAGGGGTAAAGGCTATCCAAAACAAGGTGAGGACAGGCATTCGATTGCTCTTTCATTCAAGAGACACTGAGCCAGAGAAGGAAGAGCTTCTGAGTCAACCAAGCAGTCAGTGCGAGTCTCAGTGA